A genomic segment from Methanoplanus limicola DSM 2279 encodes:
- a CDS encoding chemotaxis protein CheW, with the protein MAIIDVVEYEIGGTRYALDIHLAREIVEMMPITPVPRSPDYIAGIINLRGEITNILNLNCLMGLPMQANPENQKIIVLVAEATGGTNVGIIVDNVHSVLQVPEENIEQMDNSISTEAYVKGIIKIGEDKAGEEKSLVIWTDISKILSEIVGVSDAVNKPEEDKGSITAA; encoded by the coding sequence ATGGCGATAATTGACGTAGTAGAATATGAGATCGGCGGGACACGTTATGCACTTGACATCCATCTTGCACGTGAAATTGTGGAGATGATGCCGATCACTCCTGTGCCCCGTTCCCCGGACTATATTGCAGGCATAATAAATTTAAGAGGAGAAATAACAAACATCCTCAATTTAAACTGCCTGATGGGACTTCCTATGCAGGCAAATCCTGAGAACCAGAAGATAATTGTGCTTGTTGCAGAGGCTACCGGAGGTACAAATGTGGGAATTATAGTTGATAATGTTCACAGTGTCCTTCAGGTTCCGGAAGAGAATATTGAACAGATGGACAACTCAATCTCCACTGAGGCCTATGTGAAGGGAATAATAAAAATAGGTGAGGATAAGGCCGGTGAAGAGAAATCACTGGTTATCTGGACAGATATATCAAAGATTCTCTCTGAGATTGTCGGAGTAAGTGATGCGGTGAACAAACCTGAGGAGGATAAGGGAAGTATTACAGCTGCTTAG
- a CDS encoding methyl-accepting chemotaxis protein, with protein sequence MEDNLQLKLKEYESKIEELTSGISLYKSILDAVPFPISVTDMDMNWIYMNPATARMANVDPERAKGTHCSSWGTAICNTENCAFKQLRQGKNDAFFDQAGQNFKCNMAYVRDESGQDIGMMEIVQDVSDMIRVANYLNNEVSKAADNLELLAGGNLNLRLDVAEADEYTRDVRDQFVLINQSIGKARDAVQLLVEDSVMLGKAGVEGRLDTRADESRHNGEFRKIVQGVNNTLDAVVDPLNLAAENLDRISKGDIPERITAELNGDFNKIKDNLNQCIDAVNLLVKDAGTLAQAGVDGRLNTRADASKHNGDFAVIVKGVNDTLDAVVGPLGLSADVLDRISKGDIPEKITADFKGDFNQIKDSLNQCIDAVNQLVEDAGMLAEGAIGGRVDIRADATRHRGDFRKIVVGVNDTLAAIEAPVKEITEITKNFAVNDYTRKVEGRYKGTFAEVANAVNDVYDTVNLAQKVAENIAAGDLGDLGRLKSLGNGAGKLSQNDKLVPAFIGMMEVMKAFEIEFGKLVNFAAEGKTGMRANASEFNGIYNNIITGANQVLDNILTPLNEGFEALDRISHGNIALMTKTYKGDYEDIKKNINAIASVLQEFKAEFDKVVKYADEGAINERLDSSKFEGAYAEVIDGANQVLDNILTPLNEGFAALDRISHGNIEPMTRTYKGEYENIKKNINAIAFTLQSFEKELNILIKAAVDGNLDKRADSSQFEGAYAKVIDGANAIMEAIDVPVQETLRMANAYEACRFDTRVNENITVKGDFLKLKNALNNVGVAVGAIVNEIQRIADEFEAGHFDTRVDERLNVVGDIVAIKQGLNNVGEVVSGAISDVKVAVDRVNRSSDEVSKGTDEVSRAAEGVATTSQNAANMTKELLGRIEGINQQIADLSSSNEEIAGTSQEVLNRANEVVAIGKEAQVAGDDANAKMGNVEAIAKQSVDEINGLTEQIKEVNNVVKLINDIASQINLLALNAAIEAARAGEHGRGFAVVAGEVKNLAAEAREATGNIEKVVSAVQANSIRTADAINLANNEIVDGVGSVNTAIKALNRIIENAGQVTLDITEITRAIEDQAGIANNVVVATENGMRMTKDVQGQAEELAALAEEASASIEEIGSAIHEVSGLSGGLKENMDKFRV encoded by the coding sequence ATGGAAGATAATTTGCAGTTAAAGTTAAAAGAGTACGAAAGTAAAATTGAAGAACTGACCAGCGGGATTTCGTTGTATAAATCAATTCTGGATGCCGTGCCATTTCCAATCTCTGTAACTGATATGGATATGAACTGGATTTATATGAATCCGGCAACCGCCAGAATGGCAAATGTTGATCCTGAAAGGGCAAAGGGAACCCATTGCAGCAGCTGGGGGACTGCTATATGCAATACAGAAAACTGTGCTTTTAAACAGCTCCGGCAGGGTAAAAATGACGCCTTCTTTGATCAGGCCGGGCAGAACTTTAAATGCAATATGGCATATGTCAGGGATGAAAGCGGGCAGGATATTGGTATGATGGAGATTGTTCAGGATGTTTCCGACATGATTCGTGTCGCAAATTATCTGAACAATGAAGTATCAAAAGCTGCGGATAATCTGGAACTCCTTGCAGGCGGAAATCTGAATCTCAGACTTGATGTTGCCGAGGCAGATGAGTACACCCGTGATGTGAGGGATCAGTTTGTGCTTATAAATCAGTCCATAGGCAAGGCACGTGATGCAGTACAGCTTCTTGTTGAAGATTCTGTCATGCTTGGAAAAGCCGGAGTCGAAGGCAGGCTTGATACAAGGGCTGATGAATCAAGGCATAATGGTGAGTTCAGAAAGATTGTTCAGGGTGTTAACAATACTCTTGATGCTGTTGTTGACCCGCTGAACCTTGCAGCTGAGAACCTTGACAGGATCAGTAAAGGAGATATTCCTGAAAGAATTACCGCAGAGCTGAACGGTGATTTCAATAAGATCAAGGATAATTTAAACCAGTGTATTGATGCTGTAAACCTCCTTGTTAAAGATGCAGGCACCCTTGCACAGGCCGGAGTAGATGGCAGACTTAATACCAGGGCAGATGCTTCAAAGCATAACGGAGACTTTGCGGTCATTGTTAAGGGTGTCAATGACACACTTGACGCGGTTGTCGGGCCGCTCGGCCTGTCAGCAGATGTTCTTGATCGTATAAGTAAGGGTGATATCCCTGAGAAGATTACTGCAGATTTTAAAGGCGATTTTAATCAGATTAAGGACAGTTTAAATCAGTGTATTGATGCTGTAAACCAGCTTGTTGAGGATGCCGGCATGCTTGCTGAGGGTGCAATTGGGGGCAGGGTTGACATCCGTGCGGATGCGACACGCCACAGAGGCGACTTCAGAAAGATCGTTGTTGGTGTGAATGACACTCTTGCAGCTATTGAGGCTCCTGTTAAGGAGATAACTGAAATTACAAAGAATTTTGCTGTCAATGACTATACCAGAAAGGTTGAAGGAAGATATAAAGGCACTTTTGCCGAGGTTGCAAATGCAGTCAATGATGTCTATGATACTGTAAATCTTGCCCAGAAGGTTGCCGAAAATATTGCAGCAGGAGATCTTGGGGACCTTGGGCGCTTAAAGTCACTTGGTAATGGTGCAGGTAAACTCTCACAGAATGATAAACTTGTTCCTGCCTTTATTGGTATGATGGAGGTAATGAAGGCATTTGAGATTGAGTTTGGCAAACTTGTAAACTTCGCAGCCGAAGGTAAGACCGGAATGCGTGCAAACGCCTCTGAATTCAATGGTATATACAATAATATCATTACCGGAGCAAATCAGGTTCTGGATAATATCTTAACTCCGCTCAATGAAGGATTTGAAGCCCTTGACCGTATATCACATGGCAATATTGCTCTGATGACCAAGACATACAAGGGTGATTATGAGGACATCAAGAAGAATATCAATGCAATAGCTTCAGTTCTGCAGGAATTTAAGGCTGAATTTGATAAGGTCGTCAAGTATGCTGACGAAGGTGCAATTAATGAGCGCCTTGATTCTTCTAAATTCGAGGGTGCATATGCTGAAGTTATTGACGGTGCAAATCAGGTTCTGGATAATATTCTGACTCCTCTCAATGAAGGATTTGCTGCACTTGACCGTATTTCACACGGCAATATTGAGCCGATGACCAGGACGTATAAGGGTGAATATGAAAATATCAAGAAAAATATCAATGCAATAGCTTTCACGCTTCAGTCCTTTGAGAAGGAACTGAATATTCTCATTAAAGCTGCCGTGGATGGAAATCTTGACAAACGTGCTGATTCTTCTCAGTTTGAAGGTGCATATGCCAAAGTTATCGATGGAGCCAATGCTATCATGGAAGCAATTGATGTACCTGTCCAGGAGACACTGCGTATGGCCAATGCCTATGAAGCATGCCGGTTTGATACCCGGGTTAATGAGAATATTACTGTAAAGGGAGATTTCCTTAAACTCAAGAATGCCCTTAACAATGTTGGTGTTGCCGTTGGTGCAATTGTAAATGAAATTCAGCGTATTGCAGATGAGTTTGAAGCCGGACATTTCGATACCCGTGTTGATGAGAGACTCAATGTTGTCGGTGATATTGTGGCAATCAAGCAGGGATTAAACAATGTCGGAGAAGTTGTTTCAGGTGCAATTTCAGATGTGAAAGTTGCTGTTGACAGAGTCAACAGAAGTTCTGATGAAGTGAGCAAAGGTACTGACGAAGTTTCAAGGGCTGCCGAAGGTGTCGCCACCACAAGCCAGAATGCGGCAAATATGACCAAAGAGCTGCTTGGCAGAATTGAGGGCATAAATCAGCAGATTGCAGACCTTTCATCGTCCAACGAAGAGATTGCGGGCACATCACAGGAAGTCCTTAACCGTGCCAATGAGGTTGTTGCAATTGGAAAGGAAGCCCAGGTCGCCGGCGATGATGCCAACGCAAAGATGGGCAATGTTGAGGCTATAGCTAAACAGAGCGTGGACGAAATTAACGGCCTTACCGAACAGATCAAGGAAGTTAATAATGTTGTAAAGCTCATAAACGACATTGCAAGTCAGATCAATCTGCTGGCTCTGAATGCTGCAATTGAAGCTGCCCGTGCCGGAGAACACGGGCGTGGATTCGCTGTTGTTGCCGGAGAAGTCAAGAATCTGGCGGCTGAGGCACGTGAGGCTACCGGAAATATTGAAAAGGTTGTCTCGGCGGTTCAGGCAAACAGTATCAGGACAGCAGATGCAATCAATCTGGCGAACAATGAAATTGTTGATGGTGTTGGCAGTGTAAACACAGCAATTAAGGCACTTAACCGGATTATTGAGAATGCAGGCCAGGTTACGCTTGATATAACTGAGATTACAAGAGCGATTGAAGATCAGGCAGGTATTGCAAACAATGTTGTTGTTGCCACTGAAAACGGCATGAGGATGACAAAGGACGTTCAGGGCCAGGCAGAAGAACTTGCGGCCCTTGCAGAAGAAGCCAGCGCCTCTATTGAAGAGATTGGCAGTGCAATTCATGAAGTGAGCGGTCTTTCCGGCGGCTTAAAAGAGAACATGGATAAGTTCAGGGTATGA
- a CDS encoding methyl-accepting chemotaxis protein: MMSNIQLLVDETNDLTRAAADGKLDVRADSSQLKGEYKNLIEGVNQTIDEFMGPMNIAAEYIERISRGDIPAKITGEYYGDFNEIKNNLNMCIDGLGGLVEADKILQNIKVNDFTEKTKGSYEGIFKELCDALNDVIDHNIYVQETVSQIADGNLERLPAYRAVGKRCDNDRLLPAYISMMSNIQLLVDDTRDLTEAAVQGKLDFRADSSQLNGEYKNLIEGVNGTLDAFAIPVYEAIKVSDELSAGNFRTRFDENINVAGEFIGFKDALNNIGASVGDAIGSANVIAKRVSEGSNEVGKGADEVARAAEGVANSSQKTAELTRDLLEKIEDINRDINDLSASNEEIAGTSQEVLNAANEVVNIGREAQGLGNDANLKMANVENIAKQSVDEINQLTVQVKEVNNVVKLINDIASQINLLALNAAIEAARAGEHGRGFAVVAGEVKNLAAEARAATDSIENVVNSVQSGSEKTASAINNANNEIIDGVSSVNKALEALNTIIKNATQVTKDIGEITEAIESQANISAKVVSDTEMGTRMTKEVQRESEELASLAEEASASIEEIGSAIQEVNSLSNELGSEMSKFNI; this comes from the coding sequence ATGATGAGCAATATTCAGCTTCTTGTCGATGAGACAAATGATCTGACCAGAGCCGCTGCTGATGGTAAGCTTGATGTCCGTGCCGATTCGTCACAGCTGAAAGGTGAGTATAAAAACCTCATCGAAGGAGTCAACCAGACGATTGACGAATTTATGGGGCCTATGAATATTGCTGCTGAATATATTGAGAGAATAAGCAGGGGTGACATTCCGGCAAAGATTACCGGTGAATATTACGGCGATTTCAATGAGATCAAGAATAACCTGAATATGTGCATTGACGGTCTTGGCGGCCTTGTTGAGGCGGATAAGATTTTACAGAATATCAAGGTTAATGATTTCACTGAGAAGACGAAAGGAAGCTATGAAGGAATCTTTAAGGAATTATGTGATGCCTTAAATGACGTTATTGATCATAACATCTATGTCCAGGAGACTGTCTCACAGATCGCTGACGGAAATCTGGAAAGGCTTCCGGCTTACAGGGCTGTTGGTAAGCGCTGTGACAATGACAGACTGCTGCCTGCCTATATCTCCATGATGAGCAATATTCAGCTTCTTGTCGATGATACGCGGGATTTAACTGAGGCGGCTGTTCAGGGTAAACTTGATTTCCGTGCCGATTCGTCACAGTTAAATGGTGAGTATAAAAATCTCATTGAAGGTGTAAATGGGACTCTTGACGCTTTTGCAATTCCGGTATATGAGGCAATAAAAGTCTCGGATGAGTTGTCTGCCGGGAATTTCAGGACACGTTTTGATGAGAATATTAATGTAGCCGGAGAATTTATCGGATTTAAAGACGCTCTCAATAATATCGGAGCATCTGTGGGTGATGCCATAGGCTCTGCAAATGTAATTGCAAAGCGTGTTTCCGAAGGCAGCAATGAGGTCGGCAAAGGTGCTGATGAAGTTGCAAGAGCAGCCGAGGGAGTGGCAAATTCCAGCCAAAAGACTGCTGAACTTACAAGGGACCTGCTGGAGAAGATCGAAGATATTAACCGGGATATCAATGACCTTTCTGCCTCCAACGAAGAGATTGCAGGTACTTCTCAGGAAGTTCTGAATGCTGCAAATGAGGTTGTAAATATTGGCCGGGAAGCGCAGGGACTAGGCAATGATGCAAATCTTAAAATGGCAAATGTTGAGAATATTGCAAAGCAGAGCGTTGATGAAATTAACCAGCTCACAGTCCAGGTAAAGGAAGTTAATAATGTTGTCAAGCTCATAAATGACATTGCCAGCCAGATCAACCTTCTTGCACTTAATGCCGCTATTGAGGCTGCCCGTGCGGGTGAGCATGGTCGTGGTTTTGCAGTGGTTGCCGGAGAAGTTAAAAATCTCGCAGCAGAGGCACGGGCTGCAACTGATTCGATTGAAAATGTTGTAAATTCTGTTCAGAGCGGAAGCGAAAAGACTGCCAGCGCAATTAATAATGCCAATAATGAGATAATTGATGGTGTTTCAAGTGTCAATAAAGCACTTGAAGCTCTAAATACGATTATTAAGAATGCAACCCAGGTTACAAAAGATATTGGCGAGATTACCGAAGCTATTGAGAGCCAGGCCAATATTTCAGCAAAGGTTGTAAGTGATACTGAAATGGGTACCCGGATGACAAAGGAGGTCCAGAGAGAATCCGAAGAACTTGCGTCTCTTGCTGAAGAGGCGAGTGCTTCAATAGAGGAGATTGGAAGTGCAATTCAGGAAGTTAACAGTTTATCAAATGAACTTGGTTCTGAAATGAGTAAATTTAATATCTGA
- a CDS encoding PAS domain S-box protein translates to MGIEFNDLKEIKEIINENRNGITISEISELFSINRNTISKYLEILHLKGDLEIKESGNLKIYYPARRIPETVIKNYFHEPCIIINKKMEVEYANNAFLSLSNTKTEEITGKKIFSLNIPLFHNTELKENYKYAIDGEPVTKNIQTSFSEENYYMTVRLIPAIFEDRRKGFSLILNDQTRFKQEITSEQISEHRYREIVEDQTEYILRLLPDMTITFVNTAFCKYLGRKKEEVIGTKFDPVLSDDKIVSLENIFGGLSIENPSGFITMRSITYEGKINWLEWNIKGIFKNNSELIEYQGIGRNISKLKSAEEKLKVYKNNLEDLVEKRTIELQNVNKRLYDEILKQRETEKQLDNSLKKINTIRDEISAKDKKIDFILNTANLGMCDINYLKGEIEFNQKCVDILGYSAKEIPQTLEDWNKLIHPDDYRELLKKREDFIRGTTPHIHQSEYRVLCKNGNWKWISYTSTTTIRDNKAKLVSAIGLIEDISKRKNIENNINALLNLDQRLSESSSEAEAHSQCIKGILSILGMESAIYLKINRNNENIFVSDSVNADKKIINLFPLLKYSPPHEYITELKEPVIIKDKKTASQILNKLNNDYCNYDNEILSAIIIPVTDNYNIYAYYLIYSKNEICITEYNIKSLKLVIRNLLNCINNIIMKN, encoded by the coding sequence ATGGGAATTGAATTTAATGATTTAAAGGAGATCAAAGAGATCATTAACGAAAACAGGAACGGAATTACCATAAGTGAAATTTCAGAATTATTCAGTATAAACAGAAATACGATCTCCAAATATCTTGAAATACTCCACCTTAAAGGTGACCTGGAGATTAAGGAATCCGGAAATTTAAAGATCTATTATCCCGCCAGAAGAATACCTGAAACTGTAATTAAAAACTATTTCCACGAACCCTGCATCATAATAAATAAAAAAATGGAAGTGGAATATGCAAACAATGCCTTTCTAAGCCTGTCCAATACAAAAACAGAAGAAATTACCGGGAAAAAGATTTTTTCCTTAAATATACCTTTATTTCACAATACAGAATTAAAAGAAAACTACAAATACGCAATAGACGGAGAACCGGTCACAAAAAATATTCAGACATCTTTTTCTGAAGAGAATTATTACATGACTGTCAGGCTTATACCCGCAATATTCGAAGACAGGAGAAAAGGATTTTCTTTAATACTTAATGACCAGACCAGATTTAAACAGGAGATCACATCTGAGCAGATCAGTGAACACAGGTACAGGGAGATTGTTGAGGACCAGACGGAATACATCCTGCGCCTGCTTCCGGATATGACAATAACATTTGTAAATACGGCCTTCTGCAAATATCTCGGCAGAAAAAAGGAAGAGGTTATCGGTACAAAATTCGACCCCGTTCTTTCAGATGACAAAATTGTAAGCCTGGAGAATATATTTGGAGGGCTGTCTATTGAAAATCCTTCCGGATTCATTACAATGAGATCAATAACCTATGAAGGAAAAATTAACTGGCTGGAATGGAATATAAAAGGAATTTTTAAAAACAACAGCGAATTAATTGAATACCAGGGCATCGGAAGAAATATATCCAAATTAAAATCCGCTGAAGAAAAATTAAAAGTATATAAAAATAATCTTGAGGATTTGGTTGAAAAAAGAACCATAGAACTTCAGAATGTCAATAAAAGATTATATGATGAAATATTAAAACAGAGAGAGACTGAAAAACAACTGGATAATTCATTAAAGAAGATTAATACAATCAGGGATGAAATCAGTGCAAAGGACAAAAAAATAGATTTTATACTGAACACGGCTAATCTGGGCATGTGTGATATAAATTACCTTAAGGGTGAAATAGAATTCAACCAGAAATGCGTCGATATTTTAGGATATTCAGCCAAAGAAATACCACAAACTCTGGAAGACTGGAATAAATTAATTCACCCGGACGATTACAGAGAACTTCTTAAAAAAAGAGAAGACTTCATCAGAGGAACAACACCGCATATTCATCAGTCAGAATACAGGGTACTGTGTAAAAACGGAAACTGGAAATGGATATCCTATACCAGTACAACAACGATAAGGGATAATAAGGCAAAACTTGTCAGCGCTATAGGACTTATAGAGGATATAAGTAAGAGGAAAAATATTGAGAATAACATAAATGCTCTGCTAAATCTGGATCAAAGACTGTCTGAATCATCCAGCGAAGCTGAAGCTCACAGCCAGTGCATAAAAGGGATATTATCAATACTTGGAATGGAATCTGCTATCTATCTCAAAATTAACAGAAACAATGAAAATATCTTTGTTTCAGATTCAGTAAATGCTGATAAGAAAATAATAAATCTCTTTCCACTCCTGAAATACAGCCCCCCGCACGAATATATTACAGAGCTGAAAGAACCGGTTATAATTAAAGATAAAAAGACCGCCAGTCAGATATTAAATAAATTAAATAATGACTATTGTAATTATGATAATGAGATCCTGTCTGCAATCATTATTCCGGTAACGGACAATTATAATATCTACGCCTATTATCTGATATATTCTAAAAATGAAATATGCATCACAGAATACAACATAAAGTCACTTAAATTAGTCATAAGAAATCTATTAAACTGCATTAATAATATCATAATGAAGAATTAA
- a CDS encoding DUF4013 domain-containing protein: MFRIYSGEKPAPEINQWGKLFVDGWKINIVMILYAIPAIIIALIFGVFAFIPALFGPVATGQTPNVMAFAGVLFGLAITFVVILVLFLFAYMGVVRLGKTGKIGEAFNFHAINETISKGVGWLGYIGYYILLWLIAIIFIVILMILAIIPLIGWLLMFVITPLWAVFMARYMVNIYEAGE, translated from the coding sequence ATCTTCAGAATTTATTCCGGAGAAAAACCTGCACCTGAGATCAATCAGTGGGGCAAACTCTTTGTTGACGGATGGAAGATCAACATCGTTATGATTCTTTACGCGATTCCGGCGATAATTATTGCATTAATCTTTGGCGTCTTCGCATTCATACCTGCACTGTTCGGGCCTGTCGCAACCGGACAGACACCAAATGTTATGGCCTTTGCCGGTGTACTTTTCGGACTTGCAATAACATTTGTTGTAATTCTCGTTTTATTCCTCTTTGCATACATGGGAGTTGTAAGGCTTGGAAAGACCGGGAAGATCGGTGAGGCATTCAACTTCCATGCAATTAATGAGACCATCTCAAAAGGTGTCGGATGGCTTGGATATATCGGATATTACATCCTTCTGTGGCTGATTGCGATTATATTCATTGTAATTCTAATGATTCTCGCAATAATCCCGTTAATCGGATGGCTACTTATGTTTGTCATTACACCTCTGTGGGCAGTATTCATGGCACGCTACATGGTAAACATCTACGAAGCCGGCGAATAA
- a CDS encoding transposase — translation MDKHLILQVIPLFRDSTNLTAIKNCVDLIYGYGFKIKSLMLDREFYSAEIFSYLQESEIPHIVPVKKNSDELKRQLKGKKSKSFEYVINAKSKNKLKCKVKIVDRVIYMKGKRVKKGALHRAFVVYKINTSPKSISERYRHRFAIESTYVINNKFKVRTSTKDHVVRFFYYLIACIIQNFGF, via the coding sequence ATGGATAAGCACCTTATACTTCAGGTTATTCCTTTGTTTAGAGATTCCACTAACCTCACCGCAATAAAGAATTGTGTTGATTTAATTTATGGATATGGATTCAAGATCAAATCTCTGATGCTTGACCGTGAGTTTTACTCTGCTGAAATATTCAGTTACCTTCAGGAATCTGAAATTCCTCACATAGTGCCTGTTAAGAAGAACAGTGATGAACTCAAAAGGCAGCTGAAGGGAAAGAAATCAAAATCATTTGAATATGTTATAAACGCCAAATCGAAGAATAAGCTAAAATGTAAGGTGAAAATTGTTGATCGTGTCATTTACATGAAAGGTAAAAGGGTAAAAAAAGGTGCTCTTCATCGTGCTTTTGTTGTGTACAAAATTAATACTTCCCCAAAATCAATTAGTGAGCGATACAGGCATAGATTTGCCATTGAATCAACATATGTCATTAATAATAAATTCAAAGTAAGAACATCCACCAAAGATCATGTGGTGAGATTTTTTTATTATCTAATTGCATGCATAATTCAGAATTTTGGGTTTTAA
- a CDS encoding chemotaxis protein CheW, with translation MAIIDVVEYEIGGTRYALDIHLAREIVEMMPITPVPRSPDYIAGIINLRGEITNILNLNCLMGLPMQANPENQKIIVLVAEATGGTNVGIIVDNVHSVLQVPEENIEQMDNSISTEAYVKGIIKIGEDKAGEEKSLVIWTDISKILSEIVGVSDAVKKPEEDKGSITAA, from the coding sequence ATGGCGATAATTGACGTAGTAGAATATGAGATCGGCGGGACACGTTATGCACTTGACATCCATCTTGCACGTGAAATTGTGGAGATGATGCCGATCACTCCTGTGCCCCGTTCCCCGGACTATATTGCAGGCATAATAAATTTAAGAGGAGAAATTACAAACATCCTCAATTTAAACTGCCTGATGGGACTTCCTATGCAGGCAAATCCTGAGAACCAGAAGATAATTGTGCTTGTTGCAGAGGCTACCGGAGGTACAAATGTGGGAATTATAGTTGATAATGTTCACAGTGTCCTTCAGGTTCCGGAAGAGAATATTGAACAGATGGACAACTCAATCTCCACTGAGGCCTATGTGAAGGGAATAATAAAAATAGGTGAGGATAAGGCCGGTGAAGAGAAATCACTGGTTATCTGGACAGATATATCAAAGATTCTCTCTGAGATTGTCGGAGTTAGTGATGCGGTGAAAAAACCTGAGGAGGATAAGGGAAGTATTACAGCTGCTTAG
- a CDS encoding PAS domain-containing protein gives MEGETGLKIEDYRKENAELRKTMLLYKSILDAIPFPVSVTDMDMKWIYMNPATAMIADMDPGESIGLHCSNWSTSLCNTEHCAFKQLHSGKNEAYLDHTDKKYKCNMAYVQDNEGHNIGMMEIIQDISDVAEISDYLDNEFAKLRENLDRFASGNFDLEFDVADADEYTVDIREQVIKINESFDRARDAVKLLVEDAGMLAKAGVEGRLDTRADASRHEGEFAGIVAGVNDTLDAVIGPLNIAAEYIERISRGDIPAKITGEYYGDFNEIKNNLNMCIDGLGGLVEADKILQNIKVNDFTEKTKGSYEGIFKELCDALNDVIDHNIYVQETVSQIADGNLERLPAYRAVGKRCDNDRLLPAYISMMSNIQLLVDETNDLTKAAVDGKLDVRADSSRLKGEYKNLIEGVNQTIDEFMGPMNIAAEYIERISRGDIPAKITGEYYGDFNEIKNNLNMCIDGLGGLVEADKILQNIKVNDFTEKTKGSYEGIFKGNMGMP, from the coding sequence ATGGAAGGTGAAACAGGATTAAAGATTGAGGATTACAGGAAAGAGAATGCAGAATTGAGAAAAACTATGTTATTATATAAATCAATTCTTGATGCTATTCCATTTCCTGTTTCGGTTACAGATATGGATATGAAATGGATTTATATGAATCCTGCAACTGCAATGATTGCCGATATGGACCCAGGGGAATCTATTGGTCTTCATTGCAGCAACTGGAGTACTTCATTATGCAATACAGAACATTGTGCTTTTAAACAGCTGCACAGTGGCAAAAATGAGGCATATCTGGATCATACTGATAAAAAATACAAGTGTAATATGGCTTATGTTCAGGATAATGAAGGCCACAATATTGGTATGATGGAGATTATTCAGGACATTTCGGATGTTGCAGAAATTTCTGATTATCTTGATAATGAATTTGCAAAGCTCAGGGAGAATCTTGATAGATTTGCTTCAGGTAATTTTGATCTTGAATTTGATGTGGCTGATGCCGATGAATATACTGTGGACATAAGAGAGCAGGTCATTAAAATAAATGAATCATTTGACAGGGCACGCGATGCTGTAAAACTGCTTGTTGAGGATGCCGGCATGCTTGCAAAGGCCGGAGTTGAGGGCAGACTTGACACAAGGGCAGATGCTTCCAGGCATGAAGGTGAATTCGCAGGAATCGTTGCCGGAGTAAATGACACTCTTGATGCGGTCATCGGTCCACTGAATATTGCTGCTGAATATATTGAGAGAATAAGCAGGGGTGACATTCCGGCAAAGATTACCGGTGAATATTACGGCGATTTCAATGAGATCAAGAATAACCTGAATATGTGCATTGACGGTCTTGGCGGTCTTGTTGAGGCGGATAAGATTTTACAGAATATCAAGGTTAATGATTTCACTGAGAAGACGAAAGGAAGCTATGAAGGAATCTTTAAGGAATTATGTGATGCCTTAAATGACGTTATTGATCATAACATCTATGTCCAGGAGACTGTCTCACAGATCGCTGACGGAAATCTGGAAAGGCTTCCGGCTTACAGGGCTGTTGGTAAGCGCTGTGACAATGACAGACTGCTGCCTGCCTATATCTCCATGATGAGCAATATTCAGCTCCTTGTCGATGAGACAAATGATCTGACCAAAGCCGCTGTTGATGGTAAGCTTGATGTCCGTGCTGATTCATCCCGGCTTAAAGGTGAGTATAAAAATCTCATTGAAGGTGTCAACCAGACAATTGACGAATTTATGGGCCCTATGAATATTGCTGCTGAATATATTGAGAGAATAAGCAGGGGTGACATTCCGGCAAAGATTACCGGTGAATATTACGGCGATTTCAATGAGATCAAGAATAACCTGAATATGTGCATTGACGGTCTTGGCGGTCTTGTTGAGGCGGATAAGATTTTACAGAATATCAAGGTTAATGATTTCACTGAGAAGACGAAAGGAAGCTATGAAGGAATCTTTAAGGGAAATATGGGGATGCCCTAA